The Glycine soja cultivar W05 chromosome 6, ASM419377v2, whole genome shotgun sequence genome has a window encoding:
- the LOC114414389 gene encoding uncharacterized protein LOC114414389 produces MIQQSIASKFCEYSLGNCKMDLPNRDKQLTVAVKKTALRDLQNDNKIMVPTSVGSSSFFKDKDLGTDSSRVSGTKRPLSDYPLNHHLQQSPSNNAANGHLVYVRRKSEAELSKGTAFENPSIDAYCPHSRQLCCGEETAQPKSQTKEPPQLKEPKVSCFPAFAPFPMASSMNSSGKPSVPISLGKSAMKLAPVESNYVTASSGPTTIGNPKGLKNLHWEERYQQLQMFLRKLDQSDQEEYIQMLRSLSSVELSKHAVELEKRSIQLSLEEAKELQRVAVLNVLGKSVKNFKAPADHDECSDKLKALS; encoded by the exons ATGATTCAACAAAGTATAGCTTCTAAATTTTGTGAGTATAGTCTGGGCAATTGTAAAATGGACTTGCCTAATCGTGATAAACAACTGACTGTTGCTGTGAAGAAGACAGCATTGAGAGATCtgcaaaatgataataaaatcatgGTGCCAACCTCTGTTGGAAGCTCTTCATTTTTCAAGGATAAGGATCTTGGTACTGATTCTAGTAGAGTTTCTGGCACCAAGAGACCCTTGTCTGACTACCCATTGAATCACCATCTCCAACAATCTCCAAGCAATAATGCTGCAAATGGACATCTTGTGTATGTCCGTAGAAAATCTGAAGCAGAATTGAGCAAGGGCACTGCTTTTGAAAATCCAAGTATTGATGCTTATTGTCCACATTCTAGGCAGCTTTGTTGTGGAGAGGAGACTGCTCAACCAAAATCTCAGACAAAGGAGCCACCTCAGTTAAAGGAACCAAAGGTTTCTTGTTTCCCAGCATTTGCACCTTTTCCTATGGCTTCTTCAATGAACTCATCTGGAAAGCCTTCAGTTCCTATTTCTCTTGGGAAATCTGCCATGAAGTTAGCACCAGTTGAGTCCAATTATGTGACAGCTTCTTCTGGCCCTACTACCATTGGTAATCCAaagggattaaaaaatttgcacTGGGAAGAGCGATACCAACAATTGCAGATGTTTTTGAGGAAATTGGACCAATCAGATCAAGAAGAATATATCCAAA TGCTTCGCTCCCTGTCCTCAGTTGAACTTAGCAAGCATGCTGTTGAGTTAGAGAAGAGATCAATTCAGCTTTCATTAGAGGAAG CTAAAGAATTACAGCGTGTTGCTGTTTTAAATGTCTTGGGTAAATCAGTGAAGAACTTCAAAGCACCAGCAGATCATGACGAATGTTCAGACAAGTTGAAGGCATTATCATGA